A stretch of Lactuca sativa cultivar Salinas chromosome 6, Lsat_Salinas_v11, whole genome shotgun sequence DNA encodes these proteins:
- the LOC111897753 gene encoding serine carboxypeptidase-like 51: protein MGKSHFVALLAVFFFFILPLFHGGFAMAAGTSDGSEQWGYVEVRPKAHMFWWYYKSPYRTQDSNNPWPIILWLQGGPGASGVGTGNFEEVGPLDSFLKPRNSTWLRKADLLFVDNPVGTGYSFVEDRELLVKTDEEAATDLTTLLIEIFNRNETLQKSPLYIVAESYGGKYAVTLGLSALKAIEDKKLNLILGGIALGDSWISPEDFVVSWGPLLKDVSRIGDNGLTQSNSLVEKIKQQIANGKLRDATETWSDLEEVISANSNSVDFYNFMLDSEMDPLSMSASELMTKITPKKRYSRYLDSLKKSPGGNGGLGYLMNGAIRKKLGIIPNNVEWGGQSNLVFAYLEGDFMRPRINEVDELLNKGVNVTIYNGQLDVICATKGTEAWVEKLKWEGLKTFLNLDRTPIYCGDNRITKGFTKSYRNLHFYWILEAGHFVPVDQPCVALEMVGSITHSSVSTK from the exons ATGGGGAAATCCCATTTTGTCGCTTTATTAGCTGTgttcttcttcttcattcttcCGCTTTTCCATGGAGGATTCGCCATGGCTGCAGGGACCTCAGATGGATCAGAACAATGGGGTTACGTCGAAGTTAGACCTA AAGCTCATATGTTCTGGTGGTATTATAAAAGTCCTTATAGAACTCAAGATTCAAACAACCCATGGCCTATAATTCTTTGGTTACAAGGTGGACCT GGTGCTTCAGGAGTTGGAACTGGAAACTTTGAAGAGGTGGGCCCATTAGACTCTTTCTTGAAGCCAAGAAACTCTACATGGCTAAGAAAGGCAGATCTATTGTTTGTG GATAATCCAGTTGGGACTGGATACAGTTTTGTTGAAGATCGAGAGTTATTGGTGAAAACTGATGAAGAGGCTGCAACTGATTTAACGACATTGTTGATTGAAATATTTAATAGAAATGAAACTCTTCAAAAGAGTCCTCTTTATATAGTAGCAGAGTCTTATGGTGGTAAATATGCAGTCACTCTTGGATTATCTGCTCTCAAAGCCATTGAAGATAAAAAGTTAAATCTCATTCTTGGAG GAATTGCGTTGGGAGATAGTTGGATTTCACCTGAAGATTTTGTG GTATCGTGGGGTCCTCTTCTGAAGGATGTTTCAAGGATAGGCGACAATGGCTTGACACAATCAAACAG TCTAGTTGAGAAAATAAAGCAGCAAATTGCAAATGGGAAACTGAGAGATGCTACAGAAACATGGAGTGATCTTGAAGAAGTGATTAGTGCCAATAGCAACTCCGTT GATTTTTACAATTTCATGTTGGATTCGGAGATGGATCCATTGTCCATGTCAGCATCAGAGCTAATGACGAAAATAACCCCAAAGAAGAGGTACTCAAGATATCTTGATTCATTGAAGAAATCTCCAGGTGGAAATGGTGGCCTTGGTTACTTGATGAATGGTGCCATTAGAAAGAAACTTGGGATTATCCCAAATAATGTGGA ATGGGGAGGACAATCGAATCTTGTTTTTGCATATTTAGAAGGCGATTTCATGCGACCAAGAATAAACGAG GTTGATGAACTCTTGAATAAGGGAGTCAACGTGACTATATATAATGGTCAA CTTGATGTTATATGTGCAACAAAGGGAACCGAAGCATGGGTTGAGAAGCTCAA GTGGGAAGGGCTAAAGACATTCTTGAACCTTGATAGAACTCCAATATATTGTGGAGATAATAGAATTACAAAAGGGTTCACCAAATCTTACAGAAATTTACACTTTTATTGGATTCTTGAAGCTGGTCACTTT GTGCCTGTAGATCAACCATGTGTAGCATTAGAAATGGTGGGAAGCATAACTCATTCCTCTGTGTCTACAAAGTAA